The following proteins come from a genomic window of Sorghum bicolor cultivar BTx623 chromosome 3, Sorghum_bicolor_NCBIv3, whole genome shotgun sequence:
- the LOC8061362 gene encoding chloroplastic group IIB intron splicing facilitator CRS2, chloroplastic isoform X4, with the protein MSLLAAATPTTSSHFSAPLLPSFHVPRRNLTAPLHRIRRSRLLTVVASVPDPAAGPVEYTPWLIAGLGNPGNKYYGTRHNVGFEMVDRIAGEEGITMNTIQSKSLLGIGSIGEVPVLVVKPQSYMNYSGEAIGPLAAYYQVPLRHILLIYDDMSLPNGVLRLQKKGGHGRHNGLQNVIENLDGRREFPRLSIGIGSPPGKMDPRAFLLQKFSSEERVQEKDKGPSTIWLSYHSWCI; encoded by the exons CCGCACCCCTCCTCCCCTCCTTCCACGTACCCCGCAGGAACCTCACCGCCCCACTCCACCGCATCCGCCGTTCGCGGCTGTTGACCGTCGTCGCCTCCGTCCCCGACCCCGCGGCGGGGCCGGTGGAATACACGCCTTGGCTCATCGCCGGCCTCGGCAACCCAGGCAACAAGTACTACGGCACGCGGCACAAT GTGGGGTTTGAGATGGTGGATCGCATCGCGGGGGAGGAGGGGATCACGATGAACACAATCCAGTCCAAGTCGCTGCTGGGAATTG GTTCAATTGGCGAGGTGCCAGTCTTGGTGGTAAAACCGCAATCATACATGAACTACAGTGGAGAGGCA ATTGGACCTCTTGCGGCCTATTATCAAGTACCATTGCGACACATCCTCTTG atttaTGATGATATGAGCCTCCCCAATGGTGTACTACGGCTTCAAAAGAAAGGTGGTCATGGTCGCCACAACGG GCTACAGAATGTGATCGAGAATTTGGATGGTCGCAGAGAATTTCCTCGTTTATCTATAG GCATTGGTAGCCCACCTGGAAAAATGGACCCACGAGCTTTCCTTCTGCAGAAGTTCAGTTCAGAGGAACGAGTCCAG GAAAAAGACAAAGGACCTTCCACCATTTGGCTGAGCTATCATAGTTGGTGCATATAA
- the LOC8061362 gene encoding chloroplastic group IIB intron splicing facilitator CRS2, chloroplastic isoform X3 — protein MSLLAAATPTTSSHFSAPLLPSFHVPRRNLTAPLHRIRRSRLLTVVASVPDPAAGPVEYTPWLIAGLGNPGNKYYGTRHNVGFEMVDRIAGEEGITMNTIQSKSLLGIGSIGEVPVLVVKPQSYMNYSGEAIGPLAAYYQVPLRHILLVLIISVLLMIYDDMSLPNGVLRLQKKGGHGRHNGLQNVIENLDGRREFPRLSIGIGSPPGKMDPRAFLLQKFSSEERVQEKDKGPSTIWLSYHSWCI, from the exons CCGCACCCCTCCTCCCCTCCTTCCACGTACCCCGCAGGAACCTCACCGCCCCACTCCACCGCATCCGCCGTTCGCGGCTGTTGACCGTCGTCGCCTCCGTCCCCGACCCCGCGGCGGGGCCGGTGGAATACACGCCTTGGCTCATCGCCGGCCTCGGCAACCCAGGCAACAAGTACTACGGCACGCGGCACAAT GTGGGGTTTGAGATGGTGGATCGCATCGCGGGGGAGGAGGGGATCACGATGAACACAATCCAGTCCAAGTCGCTGCTGGGAATTG GTTCAATTGGCGAGGTGCCAGTCTTGGTGGTAAAACCGCAATCATACATGAACTACAGTGGAGAGGCA ATTGGACCTCTTGCGGCCTATTATCAAGTACCATTGCGACACATCCTCTTGGTACTCATCATCAGTGTTCTTTTGATG atttaTGATGATATGAGCCTCCCCAATGGTGTACTACGGCTTCAAAAGAAAGGTGGTCATGGTCGCCACAACGG GCTACAGAATGTGATCGAGAATTTGGATGGTCGCAGAGAATTTCCTCGTTTATCTATAG GCATTGGTAGCCCACCTGGAAAAATGGACCCACGAGCTTTCCTTCTGCAGAAGTTCAGTTCAGAGGAACGAGTCCAG GAAAAAGACAAAGGACCTTCCACCATTTGGCTGAGCTATCATAGTTGGTGCATATAA
- the LOC8061362 gene encoding chloroplastic group IIB intron splicing facilitator CRS2, chloroplastic isoform X2 gives MSLLAAATPTTSSHFSAPLLPSFHVPRRNLTAPLHRIRRSRLLTVVASVPDPAAGPVEYTPWLIAGLGNPGNKYYGTRHNVGFEMVDRIAGEEGITMNTIQSKSLLGIGSIGEVPVLVVKPQSYMNYSGEAIGPLAAYYQVPLRHILLIYDDMSLPNGVLRLQKKGGHGRHNGLQNVIENLDGRREFPRLSIGIGSPPGKMDPRAFLLQKFSSEERVQIDASLEQGVDAVRTLVLKGFCGSTERFNLVQKYKFHKV, from the exons CCGCACCCCTCCTCCCCTCCTTCCACGTACCCCGCAGGAACCTCACCGCCCCACTCCACCGCATCCGCCGTTCGCGGCTGTTGACCGTCGTCGCCTCCGTCCCCGACCCCGCGGCGGGGCCGGTGGAATACACGCCTTGGCTCATCGCCGGCCTCGGCAACCCAGGCAACAAGTACTACGGCACGCGGCACAAT GTGGGGTTTGAGATGGTGGATCGCATCGCGGGGGAGGAGGGGATCACGATGAACACAATCCAGTCCAAGTCGCTGCTGGGAATTG GTTCAATTGGCGAGGTGCCAGTCTTGGTGGTAAAACCGCAATCATACATGAACTACAGTGGAGAGGCA ATTGGACCTCTTGCGGCCTATTATCAAGTACCATTGCGACACATCCTCTTG atttaTGATGATATGAGCCTCCCCAATGGTGTACTACGGCTTCAAAAGAAAGGTGGTCATGGTCGCCACAACGG GCTACAGAATGTGATCGAGAATTTGGATGGTCGCAGAGAATTTCCTCGTTTATCTATAG GCATTGGTAGCCCACCTGGAAAAATGGACCCACGAGCTTTCCTTCTGCAGAAGTTCAGTTCAGAGGAACGAGTCCAG ATTGATGCTTCTCTGGAGCAAGGGGTGGACGCTGTGAGAACCCTTGTGCTTAAGGGTTTTTGTGGGAGTACTGAAAGATTCAACCTTGTGCAGAAGTACAAGTTCCACAAAGTTTGA
- the LOC8061362 gene encoding chloroplastic group IIB intron splicing facilitator CRS2, chloroplastic isoform X1: protein MSLLAAATPTTSSHFSAPLLPSFHVPRRNLTAPLHRIRRSRLLTVVASVPDPAAGPVEYTPWLIAGLGNPGNKYYGTRHNVGFEMVDRIAGEEGITMNTIQSKSLLGIGSIGEVPVLVVKPQSYMNYSGEAIGPLAAYYQVPLRHILLVLIISVLLMIYDDMSLPNGVLRLQKKGGHGRHNGLQNVIENLDGRREFPRLSIGIGSPPGKMDPRAFLLQKFSSEERVQIDASLEQGVDAVRTLVLKGFCGSTERFNLVQKYKFHKV, encoded by the exons CCGCACCCCTCCTCCCCTCCTTCCACGTACCCCGCAGGAACCTCACCGCCCCACTCCACCGCATCCGCCGTTCGCGGCTGTTGACCGTCGTCGCCTCCGTCCCCGACCCCGCGGCGGGGCCGGTGGAATACACGCCTTGGCTCATCGCCGGCCTCGGCAACCCAGGCAACAAGTACTACGGCACGCGGCACAAT GTGGGGTTTGAGATGGTGGATCGCATCGCGGGGGAGGAGGGGATCACGATGAACACAATCCAGTCCAAGTCGCTGCTGGGAATTG GTTCAATTGGCGAGGTGCCAGTCTTGGTGGTAAAACCGCAATCATACATGAACTACAGTGGAGAGGCA ATTGGACCTCTTGCGGCCTATTATCAAGTACCATTGCGACACATCCTCTTGGTACTCATCATCAGTGTTCTTTTGATG atttaTGATGATATGAGCCTCCCCAATGGTGTACTACGGCTTCAAAAGAAAGGTGGTCATGGTCGCCACAACGG GCTACAGAATGTGATCGAGAATTTGGATGGTCGCAGAGAATTTCCTCGTTTATCTATAG GCATTGGTAGCCCACCTGGAAAAATGGACCCACGAGCTTTCCTTCTGCAGAAGTTCAGTTCAGAGGAACGAGTCCAG ATTGATGCTTCTCTGGAGCAAGGGGTGGACGCTGTGAGAACCCTTGTGCTTAAGGGTTTTTGTGGGAGTACTGAAAGATTCAACCTTGTGCAGAAGTACAAGTTCCACAAAGTTTGA